One segment of Niabella beijingensis DNA contains the following:
- the trmD gene encoding tRNA (guanosine(37)-N1)-methyltransferase TrmD encodes MHIDIISVLPELLTSPFEHSIMKRAQDKGLLQVAVHPLRKWAVNEYGQVDDYQYGGGAGMVMMCEPLVKAIAELSAVGKFDEIIYVTPDGSTLNQRMANTLSLKERLLIICGHYKGIDERIRQKYVTMEISIGDYVLSGGELAAAVLVDAIGRLLPGVLNDETSALTDSFQDNLLAPPVYTRPVDFEGMKVPDVLMSGNHSKIEEWRYEQALQRTRERRPDLLKD; translated from the coding sequence ATGCACATCGATATCATTTCCGTCCTTCCCGAATTACTGACCAGTCCTTTTGAGCACAGTATCATGAAACGCGCGCAGGATAAGGGCCTGTTACAGGTGGCAGTACATCCGCTGCGGAAGTGGGCAGTGAATGAATACGGCCAGGTAGATGATTACCAGTATGGCGGCGGTGCGGGTATGGTAATGATGTGTGAACCGCTGGTGAAAGCCATCGCTGAACTTTCAGCAGTCGGAAAATTTGACGAGATCATTTATGTTACCCCTGACGGGAGCACATTGAACCAACGTATGGCCAACACGCTTTCCCTGAAAGAACGGTTGCTCATTATCTGTGGTCATTACAAAGGGATTGATGAACGCATCCGGCAAAAATATGTGACGATGGAAATCTCTATCGGAGATTATGTACTGAGCGGAGGAGAACTGGCTGCTGCAGTGCTGGTGGATGCTATTGGCCGCCTGCTGCCGGGAGTGCTGAATGATGAAACATCGGCACTGACGGACTCCTTTCAGGACAACCTGCTGGCTCCACCGGTTTATACCCGCCCGGTAGATTTTGAAGGTATGAAAGTACCGGATGTATTGATGAGCGGCAATCATTCAAAAATAGAGGAGTGGCGCTATGAACAGGCATTGCAGCGTACCCGGGAACGCAGACCGGACCTGCTGAAGGATTAA
- a CDS encoding RNA-binding S4 domain-containing protein, with the protein MEKEKLRLDKYLWSIRLFKTRRLATDACNDNKVRYQEESAKPGKNVHLGDIYEVRTEGRKWVIKVTGLLHTRVKYEEAIKHYTDLTPPEELEKAKIQAASFFSGKRLSKIGRPTKKERRDLDDFMEGED; encoded by the coding sequence ATGGAAAAAGAAAAATTACGTTTAGATAAATACCTCTGGTCCATCCGGCTTTTTAAAACAAGAAGGCTGGCTACCGACGCCTGCAATGACAACAAGGTGAGGTACCAGGAAGAGTCTGCCAAGCCCGGAAAGAATGTACACCTGGGTGATATCTATGAAGTGCGTACAGAGGGCCGCAAATGGGTGATAAAAGTTACGGGCCTGCTGCATACACGTGTAAAATATGAAGAAGCCATAAAGCATTATACCGATCTGACACCCCCCGAAGAGCTCGAAAAGGCCAAGATCCAGGCAGCATCTTTTTTCAGCGGTAAACGGTTGAGCAAGATCGGCCGGCCTACCAAAAAAGAAAGAAGGGATCTGGATGATTTTATGGAAGGGGAGGATTAA
- a CDS encoding dipeptidase, with the protein MSEVWKKYQEENKERFLNEMMDLLRIPSISAKSENREDMKKCAEAVKAALLASGCDKAEVMETGGHPAVYGEKIVDPSKPTVLVYGHYDVQPVEPLELWNTPPFEPTIKDGKVFARGSADDKGQFYMHVKALETMVKTDTMATNIKFILEGEEEVGSPNLAAFVAANKELLKADVILISDSSLLSMENPSLDTGVRGLSYIEVEVTAAARDLHSGTYGGAVANPIVILSKMIASCHDENNHITIPGFYDDVLEISAEERELINKAPFNEQEYKDEIGIKELYGEKGFTTYERTGIRPTLELNGIWGGYTGEGAKTVLPAKATAKISARLVPNQSSEKITKLLLEHFRKIAPSCVEVHAFEHHGGEPYGTPIDSKGYQAASRALETTFGKTPIPVKGGGSIPICSVLENELGIKIIFMGFGLDNDGLHSPNEKYNLENYYKGIETIPYFHKYFGE; encoded by the coding sequence ATGTCTGAAGTATGGAAAAAATACCAGGAGGAAAATAAAGAGCGTTTTCTCAATGAGATGATGGATCTTTTGCGCATTCCCTCCATCAGTGCCAAAAGCGAGAACAGGGAGGATATGAAGAAGTGTGCGGAGGCGGTGAAAGCAGCTTTATTGGCATCTGGCTGTGATAAAGCTGAAGTGATGGAAACCGGCGGGCATCCGGCCGTATATGGTGAAAAAATTGTTGATCCGTCCAAGCCGACAGTATTGGTATATGGGCATTATGATGTACAGCCGGTAGAGCCGCTGGAGCTTTGGAATACACCTCCTTTTGAGCCTACGATCAAGGATGGTAAAGTATTTGCACGGGGAAGCGCCGACGACAAGGGACAGTTTTATATGCATGTAAAGGCACTGGAAACGATGGTAAAGACCGATACCATGGCTACCAATATCAAATTCATTCTCGAAGGGGAAGAGGAAGTGGGTTCGCCCAACCTGGCGGCATTTGTGGCAGCAAATAAAGAGTTGCTGAAAGCCGATGTGATCCTGATCAGCGACAGTTCACTGCTGAGTATGGAGAACCCGTCGCTGGATACCGGTGTACGTGGTCTGAGTTATATTGAGGTGGAGGTGACCGCGGCCGCAAGAGACCTGCACAGCGGTACTTATGGCGGGGCAGTGGCCAACCCGATCGTGATCCTTTCTAAAATGATCGCCAGTTGTCATGATGAAAACAACCACATCACCATTCCTGGTTTTTATGATGATGTGCTGGAGATTTCGGCAGAAGAACGAGAGCTTATCAATAAGGCGCCGTTTAATGAACAGGAGTATAAAGATGAAATAGGCATCAAAGAATTATACGGAGAAAAAGGTTTTACGACTTACGAACGCACCGGTATCCGTCCTACCCTGGAACTCAACGGGATCTGGGGTGGTTATACCGGCGAAGGCGCTAAAACCGTGCTGCCTGCAAAAGCAACCGCGAAGATCTCAGCACGGCTGGTTCCGAACCAATCCAGCGAAAAGATCACAAAGCTGCTGCTGGAACATTTCCGCAAGATCGCTCCGTCCTGCGTGGAAGTGCACGCATTTGAGCATCATGGCGGGGAACCTTACGGAACACCTATTGACAGCAAGGGGTACCAGGCAGCTTCCAGGGCACTGGAGACCACATTCGGAAAAACGCCCATTCCTGTAAAAGGTGGTGGCAGCATTCCTATTTGTTCGGTACTGGAAAATGAACTGGGCATCAAGATCATTTTTATGGGCTTTGGACTGGATAATGATGGATTACACAGTCCGAATGAAAAATACAATCTCGAGAACTACTATAAGGGTATTGAGACCATCCCTTATTTTCATAAGTATTTCGGGGAATAA
- a CDS encoding efflux RND transporter periplasmic adaptor subunit, which translates to MIRTTKIMLAGLVAVAAAGLQSCSSTSAEEEKTPEKQPVVSAFLLTEGALSDTLSIPGELVAFQHVDLYAKVSSFVKRLYVDVGSEVRAGQLLAVMEAPELNAQSEGAQSRVRSQEAVYLASKATYDRLLETSKTPGTISQNDLDVAKARQQSDYAQYQAAKAALQEVHDNRNYLEIRAPFSGVITARNVSAGAYVGPGAGAVPMFTLQEQKKLRLVVNLPESNAGVLDQNGSVRFTVKSLPGQHFTARTSRVSGALDNRLRAQHVEMDVPNADKKLLPGMIPEVQIPLQAGAAASFVIPGSALLNSSQGVYVIKIMNGKTVWVPVQTGVQTGGKVAVYGALHKNDTLVTTVTEEVRNGAPADGKIVL; encoded by the coding sequence ATGATAAGGACAACAAAAATAATGCTGGCGGGTCTTGTTGCTGTTGCAGCTGCGGGTTTGCAGAGCTGTAGCTCCACCAGTGCAGAAGAAGAAAAAACGCCGGAAAAACAGCCGGTGGTATCTGCGTTCCTGCTTACAGAAGGCGCACTTTCCGATACGTTGTCGATCCCCGGCGAGCTGGTCGCCTTTCAGCATGTAGACCTCTATGCAAAAGTGAGCAGTTTTGTAAAAAGACTGTATGTGGATGTGGGCAGCGAAGTGCGTGCAGGTCAGTTGCTGGCGGTAATGGAAGCCCCGGAACTGAACGCCCAGAGCGAAGGAGCCCAATCAAGGGTGCGGTCGCAGGAGGCGGTTTACCTGGCCAGTAAGGCCACTTACGACCGGCTGCTGGAAACCAGCAAAACACCGGGAACGATCTCTCAGAATGATCTTGATGTGGCAAAAGCACGCCAGCAATCGGATTATGCACAATACCAGGCGGCAAAAGCTGCGTTGCAGGAAGTACACGACAACCGCAATTACCTCGAGATACGGGCACCATTTTCGGGAGTGATTACGGCCCGTAATGTAAGTGCCGGTGCTTATGTAGGGCCGGGGGCAGGAGCAGTGCCTATGTTTACCCTTCAGGAACAGAAGAAACTCCGGCTGGTTGTAAATCTTCCCGAAAGCAATGCGGGCGTGCTGGATCAGAACGGTTCGGTTCGGTTTACGGTAAAATCCTTGCCCGGACAGCATTTTACGGCCAGGACCTCGCGGGTTTCCGGAGCGCTGGACAACCGGCTGCGGGCACAGCATGTGGAAATGGATGTACCGAATGCGGATAAAAAATTATTGCCCGGTATGATCCCTGAAGTACAGATCCCCCTGCAGGCCGGCGCAGCAGCTTCCTTTGTGATCCCGGGCAGTGCGCTGCTGAATTCGAGCCAGGGCGTTTACGTGATAAAGATCATGAACGGAAAAACAGTCTGGGTGCCGGTGCAAACCGGTGTGCAGACAGGCGGCAAAGTGGCGGTGTACGGCGCACTTCATAAAAATGATACACTGGTTACCACGGTCACGGAAGAAGTGCGGAACGGCGCTCCTGCCGATGGAAAGATTGTGCTGTAA
- a CDS encoding efflux RND transporter permease subunit, with product MNLIRFALRKPITILVMVAALFFFGIKAVSTIKVDIFPKLDLPVIYLSHPFGGYTAQQMEAYFGKQYINILLYVNGVKSIETKNIQSLTLIKINFYPGTNMAQAAAEVSAFSNRIQAIFPPGSNPPFIIRFDVSTLPVGQLVLSSDKRSNNELLDLANVYVRSSFTSIPGLVGSTPFGGNVRTVVIKANPELLRAHSMTADQLVAALRVNNLSTPAGNVRIDDKNYVTPANTTLKEIKDFENIPLFTNGAGASNLYLRDVATVEDGADVSTSYALINGRRSVYVDIAKAADASTWEVVQNLKKALPKIQSQLPDDVKLSYEFDQSTYVMNSVKSLLSEGVIGAVLTGLMVMLFLGDLRGALIVILTIPTSIITGVLFLSLFGQTINIMTLSGLALAIGILVDESTVTIENIHQHLDMGKPKALAIWDACKEIAFPKLLILFCILAVFAPAFTMGGIPGSLFLPLALAIGFSMIASYFLAQTFVPVMANWIMKIKHKKGRDGKELTEQETFESAAIAAEEEDTWSQKEILLKNEDSNRDGKISRFEKFRMRYMRFIDRMMPYRKWIVSLYILVAGLTALLLLKQIGRDVLPKVNGKQFQVRLREPDGTRIEKTELKTLDLLNAINEVVGKKNISITSSFVGVHPQLFSTAPIFLWMAGPHEAVLQVALKEDYKVNLDELKDKIRKRAGEIAPEMKLSFEPIELTDKILSQGSPTPVEVRFSGRDKKQNEKYALMMVEKLKQIPYLRDIQLGQSIRYPSLNINIDRIRAAQLGTDVNTISRSLIASTSSSRLTEKNMWVDPKSNLPYSVQVQIPENEMTSHGAIGEIPLTANSARPLLGDVATIEPDVTYGEVDNLGSVPMLTVTANLNNKDLGAAARDVKQAIQSLGKLPRGLNVDLIGLSDTLTDTLDSLQGGLIVAIVVIFLMLAANFQSFKVSLIVLATVPAVLFGSMALLMLCGSTLNLQSYMGMIMSVGVSISNAVLLITNAEQIRKHNGDAVKSAREAAALRMRPILMTALAMVVGMIPMASGLGEAGDQSSPLGRAVIGGLIASTFAALFILPLAFAWGQGKATTKSVSLDPEDAESVHHIPNLHHR from the coding sequence ATGAATTTGATACGTTTTGCATTAAGGAAACCCATTACCATCCTGGTAATGGTGGCAGCGCTTTTCTTTTTCGGCATAAAAGCGGTAAGTACCATAAAGGTGGACATCTTTCCCAAACTGGACCTGCCGGTAATTTATCTCTCCCACCCTTTTGGCGGATATACGGCCCAGCAGATGGAAGCGTATTTCGGAAAGCAATATATTAATATCCTGCTGTATGTAAACGGGGTAAAAAGTATTGAAACAAAAAACATCCAGAGCCTTACGCTGATCAAGATCAATTTTTATCCCGGCACCAATATGGCGCAGGCTGCCGCAGAAGTAAGCGCTTTTTCCAACCGGATACAGGCCATTTTTCCGCCGGGGTCCAATCCACCTTTTATCATCCGCTTTGATGTATCTACATTGCCGGTAGGACAGCTGGTACTGAGCAGCGATAAACGGAGTAACAACGAGCTGCTGGACCTGGCCAACGTATATGTACGTTCTTCCTTTACTTCCATCCCGGGTCTGGTAGGATCTACCCCTTTTGGGGGGAATGTGCGTACGGTGGTGATAAAGGCCAACCCCGAACTGCTGCGGGCACACAGCATGACCGCGGACCAGCTGGTGGCGGCACTTAGGGTGAACAACCTTTCCACTCCTGCGGGTAACGTACGGATCGATGATAAAAACTATGTAACACCCGCCAATACCACGTTGAAAGAAATAAAAGATTTTGAAAACATCCCGCTTTTTACCAATGGGGCAGGTGCGTCCAACCTCTATTTAAGAGATGTGGCCACCGTGGAGGATGGTGCGGATGTAAGCACCAGCTATGCGCTGATCAACGGCCGGCGCTCGGTATATGTGGATATTGCCAAGGCCGCGGATGCCTCTACCTGGGAAGTGGTGCAGAACCTGAAAAAAGCATTGCCCAAAATACAGTCGCAACTGCCGGACGATGTAAAACTAAGCTATGAATTCGACCAGTCTACTTATGTGATGAACTCCGTAAAAAGTCTGCTGAGTGAAGGTGTGATCGGAGCGGTACTGACCGGCCTGATGGTAATGTTATTCCTGGGCGATCTGAGGGGAGCACTTATAGTGATCCTGACAATACCTACATCGATCATCACCGGGGTACTTTTTCTGAGCCTGTTCGGACAGACCATCAACATCATGACCTTAAGCGGACTGGCGCTTGCTATCGGTATCCTGGTAGATGAAAGCACCGTAACGATCGAGAACATCCACCAGCACCTGGATATGGGCAAGCCCAAAGCGCTGGCCATATGGGATGCCTGTAAGGAGATCGCCTTTCCAAAACTGCTGATCCTGTTCTGTATCCTGGCTGTGTTTGCTCCGGCATTTACCATGGGGGGTATTCCCGGTTCCCTGTTCCTGCCGCTGGCCCTCGCGATCGGTTTCAGCATGATCGCTTCTTATTTCCTGGCCCAGACCTTTGTGCCCGTAATGGCCAACTGGATCATGAAGATCAAACATAAAAAGGGCAGGGATGGAAAAGAGCTGACGGAGCAGGAAACTTTTGAAAGCGCCGCCATCGCTGCTGAAGAAGAAGACACCTGGTCGCAGAAAGAAATCCTGCTGAAAAATGAGGACAGTAACCGCGACGGGAAAATCAGCCGGTTTGAGAAATTCCGTATGCGGTATATGCGGTTCATCGACCGGATGATGCCTTACCGGAAATGGATCGTGTCGCTTTACATACTGGTGGCCGGGCTTACTGCCCTGCTTCTCCTGAAACAGATCGGCCGGGATGTACTGCCAAAAGTAAATGGTAAACAGTTCCAGGTACGGCTCCGCGAACCGGATGGAACGCGCATCGAAAAGACGGAACTGAAAACGCTCGACCTGCTGAACGCGATCAATGAGGTAGTGGGAAAAAAGAACATATCGATTACATCTTCCTTTGTGGGCGTGCATCCGCAGCTTTTTTCCACGGCGCCTATTTTCCTCTGGATGGCAGGGCCGCATGAAGCGGTACTGCAGGTAGCATTAAAAGAGGACTATAAAGTAAATCTGGACGAGCTGAAAGACAAGATCCGGAAGCGCGCCGGTGAGATCGCCCCGGAGATGAAACTGTCGTTCGAGCCGATCGAGCTTACCGATAAGATCCTGAGCCAGGGCTCACCCACACCGGTGGAAGTGCGTTTTTCGGGCAGGGACAAAAAACAAAATGAAAAGTACGCCCTGATGATGGTGGAAAAGCTGAAGCAGATCCCTTATTTAAGAGATATACAACTGGGGCAGTCGATCCGCTATCCGTCACTGAATATCAACATCGACCGGATACGGGCAGCCCAGCTGGGTACGGATGTGAATACGATCTCGCGTTCACTGATCGCTTCTACCTCTTCTTCCCGTTTAACAGAGAAGAATATGTGGGTGGACCCCAAATCCAACCTGCCTTACAGTGTGCAGGTGCAGATACCGGAAAATGAGATGACCAGTCACGGGGCGATCGGGGAGATCCCGCTTACGGCAAACAGCGCCCGTCCCTTGCTGGGAGATGTGGCTACCATTGAGCCGGATGTTACCTATGGTGAAGTGGATAACCTGGGTTCTGTGCCGATGTTGACAGTAACTGCCAACCTGAACAACAAGGACCTGGGTGCGGCGGCCCGGGATGTAAAACAGGCAATACAGTCGCTGGGTAAGCTCCCCCGCGGTCTGAATGTGGACCTGATCGGGCTCAGTGATACGCTTACCGATACACTGGACAGTTTACAGGGCGGACTGATCGTTGCCATCGTGGTGATCTTCCTGATGCTTGCGGCCAATTTCCAGTCGTTCAAAGTATCGTTGATCGTACTGGCTACCGTTCCGGCCGTGCTGTTCGGATCTATGGCCCTGCTGATGTTGTGCGGTTCCACGCTGAACCTGCAATCATATATGGGAATGATCATGTCGGTGGGGGTATCCATTTCAAATGCGGTACTTTTGATCACCAATGCAGAGCAGATCCGGAAGCATAATGGCGATGCCGTGAAATCCGCCAGGGAGGCTGCCGCACTGCGGATGCGGCCCATCCTGATGACTGCGCTGGCCATGGTGGTGGGAATGATCCCTATGGCATCGGGCCTGGGAGAAGCCGGTGATCAGTCGTCACCGCTCGGCCGTGCTGTGATCGGCGGATTGATCGCTTCTACATTTGCAGCGTTGTTTATCCTGCCGCTGGCATTTGCCTGGGGACAGGGCAAGGCAACAACAAAAAGTGTATCCCTCGATCCGGAAGATGCGGAAAGCGTTCATCACATACCGAATTTACATCACCGTTAA
- a CDS encoding TolC family protein codes for MHRRFLLVLLTATFSVMAGAQPQLSLKDAIRTAAENYPSIKAKTAYAKASEQLITAARKEQLPNINFGVQQDYGTINGTNGPLYGFGGLATASSGPALATQNWNAAFGALYLTNVNWEFFAFGKYRERVKVAQQVWQRDTKDLAQELFEHKVRVAAAYLTLVAGHQITKSYEKNLSRADSIRRFVIARVKNGLIAGVDSSLANAEYSSALILLTNARDKEQEQKNILAQLIGSEDTGFTIDTAFVSRIPGSYLDTLTPEQEHPVLEYYRSRIAVSDQQSHFIKTQYYPAFSLVGVWQSRGSGFESDYINDQHHYSSDYWKGINPNRSNYLIGVGVTWNLMQPVRLSKQVSAQRMISNALQEEYNTAALQLKTQLRTATNKMTNALSNYREAPVQVKAASDAYHQKSVLYKNGLTNMVDVMQAGYTLIRAETDRDIANNNVWQALLLKAAAVGDFDLFEEQL; via the coding sequence ATGCATAGAAGATTTCTTTTGGTACTGCTCACTGCAACCTTTTCGGTAATGGCGGGTGCGCAACCGCAACTGTCATTGAAGGACGCGATCCGGACTGCAGCGGAAAATTATCCTTCCATAAAAGCCAAGACCGCTTATGCAAAGGCTTCAGAACAATTGATCACAGCTGCGCGGAAAGAACAATTGCCGAATATCAATTTCGGAGTACAGCAGGACTATGGTACCATCAACGGAACCAACGGACCGCTTTATGGTTTTGGCGGGCTGGCCACGGCCTCTTCCGGCCCGGCCCTGGCCACACAGAACTGGAATGCGGCGTTTGGAGCGCTATACCTTACCAATGTGAACTGGGAGTTTTTTGCATTCGGGAAATACCGGGAACGGGTAAAAGTGGCACAACAGGTCTGGCAGCGCGATACAAAGGACCTGGCTCAGGAACTTTTTGAACATAAGGTGCGGGTAGCCGCAGCCTATCTTACACTGGTGGCAGGTCATCAGATCACCAAGTCGTATGAAAAAAATTTAAGCCGTGCCGATTCGATCCGCCGGTTCGTTATTGCCCGTGTAAAAAACGGGCTGATCGCCGGGGTGGATTCCTCTCTTGCCAATGCTGAATATTCCAGCGCCCTGATCCTGCTGACCAACGCGAGGGATAAAGAACAGGAACAAAAAAATATCCTGGCGCAACTGATCGGATCTGAAGATACCGGCTTTACCATTGATACAGCATTTGTTTCCCGGATACCCGGCAGCTATCTCGACACATTAACCCCGGAACAGGAGCACCCGGTGCTTGAATATTACAGGAGCCGGATCGCTGTCAGCGATCAGCAATCGCATTTTATTAAAACGCAGTACTACCCGGCGTTCTCGCTTGTGGGCGTGTGGCAGTCGAGAGGGTCGGGCTTTGAAAGCGACTACATCAATGATCAGCATCATTATTCATCCGACTACTGGAAAGGGATCAACCCCAACCGGTCAAACTATCTCATCGGGGTTGGTGTTACCTGGAACCTCATGCAACCCGTGCGGTTGTCGAAACAGGTAAGCGCGCAGCGGATGATCAGTAATGCCCTGCAGGAAGAGTACAACACGGCAGCATTACAGTTAAAGACGCAGCTGCGCACCGCAACAAATAAAATGACCAACGCACTTTCGAATTACAGGGAAGCCCCGGTACAGGTTAAGGCCGCCAGTGATGCGTATCACCAGAAGTCGGTGCTGTACAAGAACGGCCTTACCAACATGGTAGATGTGATGCAGGCCGGTTATACGCTGATACGGGCGGAGACCGACCGGGATATTGCCAACAACAATGTGTGGCAGGCGCTTTTGCTGAAAGCAGCAGCAGTGGGCGATTTTGACCTATTTGAAGAACAGTTATAA
- a CDS encoding sensor histidine kinase, with protein MKLINKISLWFLFILLVVTPVTMTISQWGIKRKMIEFEVKRLQSVNDRIYHLLEQGRPVDDFIKDREIEIATVRGPVPKENPQVIKRLNNVEGMSEKEVALFVISYRPVNGVVYKVTSHNYFINPNEFFSSMFITLLWKMLLVSVAFFISARILSRTLFKPFKSTMEAIRHFNIRQKQKLQLGRSSTKEFNELNCFIETMTNKAMEEYATAREFSENASHELQTPLAVLRTKTELLTQTSLNSQQAGLIEHMQTEVNKLSNITKSLVLLARLENHEFNTREKIRFCRIAKNVIETYSYWADLKNITVTRNTDSRVFIQIHPTLADILVANLMRNAIRYNEENGSVHVELTTDYFRISNTGDPVTIPHKDLFRRFKKGSQKNEGVGLGLAIVKQICEVCNFRISYAYVEHRHIFCVYFNENYLSEIDVIPSNAAFQTVVFAEA; from the coding sequence ATGAAACTGATCAATAAGATATCCCTTTGGTTCCTTTTCATCCTCCTGGTGGTGACACCCGTTACGATGACCATTTCCCAATGGGGGATCAAACGTAAAATGATCGAATTTGAAGTAAAGCGCCTGCAATCTGTAAATGACCGCATTTACCACCTGCTGGAACAGGGCCGGCCGGTGGATGATTTTATAAAGGACCGGGAAATTGAGATCGCCACTGTCCGCGGTCCTGTTCCAAAAGAAAATCCGCAGGTGATCAAACGGCTGAACAATGTGGAAGGAATGAGCGAAAAGGAGGTGGCGCTTTTCGTGATCAGCTACCGGCCGGTGAACGGGGTGGTTTACAAAGTGACCTCCCACAACTATTTCATCAATCCCAATGAGTTTTTCAGCAGCATGTTCATTACCCTGCTCTGGAAAATGCTGCTGGTGAGTGTGGCATTTTTCATTTCTGCCCGGATCCTTTCCCGGACCCTCTTCAAACCGTTTAAAAGCACCATGGAAGCGATCCGGCATTTTAATATCCGGCAGAAACAAAAGCTGCAGCTGGGACGCTCATCCACCAAAGAGTTCAATGAGCTCAATTGTTTTATAGAGACCATGACCAATAAAGCGATGGAGGAATATGCAACCGCCCGGGAGTTCAGTGAAAACGCATCGCATGAGCTGCAGACACCGCTGGCCGTGCTGCGTACAAAAACAGAGTTGCTGACCCAGACATCATTGAACAGCCAGCAGGCCGGACTGATCGAACACATGCAGACGGAAGTGAACAAACTTTCCAATATTACAAAATCACTGGTATTGCTGGCCCGCCTGGAAAATCACGAATTCAATACCCGCGAAAAAATAAGATTCTGCCGGATCGCTAAAAACGTCATCGAAACCTATAGCTATTGGGCGGATCTCAAAAACATCACTGTTACGCGTAATACCGACAGCCGGGTGTTCATCCAGATACATCCTACGCTGGCAGATATCCTGGTGGCCAACCTGATGCGCAATGCCATCCGCTACAATGAGGAAAACGGATCGGTTCATGTAGAACTGACTACCGATTATTTCAGGATCAGTAACACGGGAGATCCCGTAACCATCCCGCATAAGGACCTGTTCCGGCGTTTTAAAAAAGGCAGTCAGAAAAATGAGGGAGTGGGGCTGGGCCTCGCCATCGTAAAGCAGATCTGTGAGGTATGTAATTTCAGGATCTCTTATGCCTATGTGGAACACCGGCATATTTTCTGTGTATACTTCAATGAAAATTATTTATCCGAAATCGATGTAATCCCCTCCAATGCTGCGTTTCAGACGGTTGTTTTTGCAGAAGCCTGA
- a CDS encoding response regulator transcription factor — protein sequence MKILIVEDNIALSASIRDYLEAEHFICECAFGVDEAREKLSVFTYDFILLDMMLPDGDGLEVLRFIKTEKIVSNVLIISARDALDDKINGLEGGADDYITKPFHLPELHARLRAMYRRNSLQGSHIVTANEIELNTNTIEARVNSVLLDITPKEFDLLLYFVVNKDRVLSRQAIATHLWGDYTDNLANFDFIYQHIKNLRKKIAAANGNDYIETVYGLGYRFKL from the coding sequence ATGAAAATTTTAATCGTTGAGGATAACATTGCTTTATCTGCCAGCATCCGGGATTACCTGGAAGCAGAGCATTTTATCTGTGAATGCGCATTCGGGGTGGACGAGGCAAGGGAAAAGTTATCCGTATTTACCTATGATTTTATTTTGCTGGACATGATGCTTCCGGACGGCGACGGCCTGGAGGTGCTCCGGTTTATCAAAACCGAAAAGATCGTCAGCAATGTGCTGATCATATCGGCAAGGGACGCGCTGGATGACAAGATAAACGGCCTGGAAGGCGGTGCGGATGATTATATCACCAAGCCTTTTCACCTTCCCGAACTGCATGCCCGGTTGCGGGCCATGTACCGCAGGAACAGTTTGCAGGGCAGTCATATCGTTACTGCCAATGAAATTGAACTGAACACCAATACCATCGAAGCACGGGTGAATTCGGTGCTGCTCGACATTACCCCAAAGGAATTTGACCTGCTGTTGTATTTTGTGGTGAACAAAGACCGGGTGCTTTCCCGGCAGGCCATTGCCACACATCTATGGGGCGACTATACCGATAATCTTGCGAACTTTGACTTTATTTACCAGCACATCAAGAATCTCCGCAAAAAGATCGCCGCAGCAAATGGTAATGATTATATAGAAACGGTGTACGGACTGGGTTACCGTTTTAAACTCTGA